The following proteins come from a genomic window of Maylandia zebra isolate NMK-2024a linkage group LG22, Mzebra_GT3a, whole genome shotgun sequence:
- the LOC143414700 gene encoding ubiquitin carboxyl-terminal hydrolase 37-like: MEDEDSREQKKQLNFCKAEEILAAITSSPKMFKLLFHRKKSHKQNVAEKEIPSTSHQSIPDACVAENGQKKKRKWRHLCCSSQTDSDAEAESNTVKTQKKCRWFLFKFWKKLHKQNVAEKEIPSTSHQSVACGGKKIESQTGTIDCFGFPNIGNTCYMNSCLQSLLNIEEFIRDIRRQGVLWSTDPEAQLLRRLIDVRDCHESTDYGLKDHHLRAFKKAFSSQAPEYTGSAQKDAHEFLTLFLDEVKRLTPHLERNAALLGQSYSCPVEDHHIFKMENMRTCKSCGHQSSQQEEFTSLSLDLVPEGSIINMLETYLKEQEIEFRCDCGGTASELKSSFDTLPRVLILHLKRFGFTQTYKIKKVDDPVRLQRDLVVPSNQGGGCYSLCSIISHYGGTESGHYICSSVHPEESQHSTSDRWLTYNDAQVLHTTGSAVCEEQQQSAYILFYKRNF, encoded by the exons ATGGAGGATGAAGACAGCAGAGAGCAAAAGAAACAG TTGAACTTTTGCAAAGCTGAGGAGATTTTGGCTGCGATCACATCAAGTCCAAAGATGTTTAAACTTCTTTTTCACAGAAAG aaatcacacaaacaaaacgtgGCAGAGAAGGAAATTCCTTCTACGTCTCATCAGAG CATCCCGGATGCTTGTGTTGCTGAAAATGgtcaaaagaagaagagaaaatggagACACCTCTGCTGTTCCTCG CAAACTGACAGCGATGCAGAGGCAGAGAGCAACACTGTGAAGACACAAAAAAAGTGTCGctggtttctttttaaattctggAAG aaattacacaaacaaaacGTGGCAGAGAAGGAAATTCCTTCTACGTCTCATCAGAG TGTAGCATGCGgtgggaaaaaaatagaaagtcaaACTGGGACTATAGACTGCTTCGG GTTTCCAAACATCGGAAACACCTGCTACATGAACTCCTGCCTGCAGAGCCTCCTCAACATTGAGGAGTTCATAAGAGACATCAGGCGTCAGGGGGTTTTGTGGAGCACAGATCCAGAAGCTCAGCTCTTAAG AAGGCTTATTGATGTCAGGGACTGTCACGAGTCAACAGATTATGGCCTTAAAGATCACCACCTAAGAGCTTTTAAGAAGGCATTCAGCAGTCAAGCTCCTGAATACACCGGCAGTGCACAGAAA gACGCTCATGAATTCCTAACATTATTCCTCGATGAGGTCAAAAGGCTCACACCTCACCTGGAGAGGAACGCAGCTCTCCTGGGCCAAAGTTATAGCTGCCCAGTAGAAGaccatcacatttttaaaatggaaaacatgAGGACATGCAAGAG CTGCGGTCACCAATCATCACAGCAAGAGGAATTCACCAGCTTGTCTCTAGACCTTGTTCCAGAGGGGTCTATTATAAACATGTTAGAGACATACTTGAAG GAACAAGAAATAGAATTTCGCTGTGATTGTGGAGGGACGGCCTCAGAACTGAAGTCGTCTTTTGATACACTGCCAAG aGTTCTGATCTTGCATCTGAAGAGGTTTGGCTTTACACAAACCTACAAGATTAAGAAGGTGGATGACCCCGTCAGGCTGCAGAGGGACTTGGTGGTGCCATCCAATCAG GGTGGTGGCTGTTATAGTCTTTGCAGCATCATCAGTCATTATGGAGGCACAGAGTCAG GACACTACATCTGTAGTTCTGTCCATCCTGAGGAGAGTCAGCACTCTACATCAGATCGCTGGCTCACCTATAATGACGCACAGGTGCTCCACACAACTGGATCTGCAGTTTGTGAGGAACAGCAGCAGTCGGCCTACATCCTGTTTTACAAGAGAAAC ttctga
- the LOC143414699 gene encoding ubiquitin carboxyl-terminal hydrolase 37-like produces the protein MEDEDSREQKKQLNFCKAEEILAAITSSPKMFKLLFHRKKSHKQNVAEKEIPSTSHQSIPDACVAENGQKKKRKWRHLCCSSQTDSDAEAESNTVKTQKKCRWFLFKFWKKLHKQNVAEKEIPSTSHQSVACGGKKIESQTGTIDCFGFPNIGNTCYMNSCLQSLLNIEEFIRDIRRQGVLWSTDPESQLLRRLIDVRDCHESTDYGLKDHHLRAFKKAFSSQAPEYTGSAQKDAHEFLTLFLDEVKRLAPHLERNAALLGQSYSCPVEDHHIFKMENMRTCKSCGHQSSQQEEFTSLSLDLVPEGSIINMLETYLKEQEIEFRCDCGGTASELKSSFDTLPRVLILHLKRFGFTQTYKIKKVDDPVRLQRDLVVPSNQGGGCYSLCSIISHYGGTESGHYICSSVHPEESQHSTSDRWLTYNDAQVLHTTGSAVCEEQQQSAYILFYKRNF, from the exons ATGGAGGATGAAGACAGCAGAGAGCAAAAGAAACAG TTGAACTTTTGCAAAGCTGAGGAGATTTTGGCTGCGATCACATCAAGTCCAAAGATGTTTAAACTTCTTTTTCACAGAAAG aaatcacacaaacaaaacgtgGCAGAGAAGGAAATTCCTTCTACGTCTCATCAGAG CATCCCGGATGCTTGTGTTGCTGAAAATGgtcaaaagaagaagagaaaatggagACACCTCTGCTGTTCCTCG CAAACTGACAGCGATGCAGAGGCAGAGAGCAACACTGTGAAGACACAAAAAAAGTGTCGctggtttctttttaaattctggAAG aaattacacaaacaaaacGTGGCAGAGAAGGAAATTCCTTCTACGTCTCATCAGAG TGTAGCATGCGgtgggaaaaaaatagaaagtcaaACTGGGACTATAGACTGCTTCGG GTTTCCAAACATCGGAAACACCTGCTACATGAACTCCTGCCTGCAGAGCCTCCTCAACATTGAGGAGTTCATAAGAGACATCAGGCGTCAGGGGGTTTTGTGGAGCACAGATCCAGAATCTCAGCTCTTAAG AAGGCTTATTGATGTCAGGGACTGTCACGAGTCAACAGATTATGGCCTTAAAGATCACCACCTAAGAGCTTTTAAGAAGGCATTCAGCAGTCAAGCTCCTGAATACACCGGCAGTGCACAGAAA gACGCTCATGAATTCCTAACATTATTCCTCGATGAGGTCAAAAGGCTCGCACCTCACCTGGAGAGGAACGCAGCTCTCCTGGGCCAAAGTTATAGCTGCCCAGTAGAAGaccatcacatttttaaaatggaaaacatgAGGACATGCAAGAG CTGCGGTCACCAATCATCACAGCAAGAGGAATTCACCAGCTTGTCTCTAGACCTTGTTCCAGAGGGGTCTATTATAAACATGTTAGAGACATACTTGAAG GAACAAGAAATAGAATTTCGCTGTGATTGTGGAGGGACGGCCTCAGAACTGAAGTCGTCTTTTGATACACTGCCAAG AGTTCTGATCTTGCATCTGAAGAGGTTTGGCTTTACACAAACCTACAAGATTAAGAAGGTGGATGACCCCGTCAGGCTGCAGAGGGACTTGGTGGTGCCATCCAATCAG GGTGGTGGCTGTTATAGTCTTTGCAGCATCATCAGTCATTATGGAGGCACAGAGTCAG GACACTACATCTGTAGTTCTGTCCATCCTGAGGAGAGTCAGCACTCTACATCAGATCGCTGGCTCACCTATAATGACGCACAGGTGCTCCACACAACTGGATCTGCAGTTTGTGAGGAACAGCAGCAGTCGGCCTACATCCTGTTTTACAAGAGAAAC ttctga